A window of Pomacea canaliculata isolate SZHN2017 linkage group LG3, ASM307304v1, whole genome shotgun sequence contains these coding sequences:
- the LOC112558907 gene encoding uncharacterized protein LOC112558907 isoform X2 — protein MTALLLSQENTVIKVFHNGSGTQYENEGFVQVYEVSTKPLTAALKIFIAIWAVNKVGLQSHPALSEFELEEGGGMSLVRRCTPFNCLAQCFCAVQGATCNASSCAPLPEESNPNSLLTVYDHADLTTLISPRTSSSSSSSEDYTPSSSYLAASWNVTVSRGLKPNRYEVSAGRSDQATPAGVFRVALDRIWMDVGLAPYSLLTIPSGSPLIPKLKYSTFVRAWYPNGNFALFKSKGIIPVPSRPSIINLLGRGVKEHAQAGQDKDVDYVTRSDSLHTSWRGTFLNTTAPLQSFQVYVGTSVEGNDVHSSGPLSGNTESYYATGLSLREDTLYYTTVVAVGSSGLMSWDVSDGFMLDLQPPVAGLVLDGDGLHDADYQLYDQLISAKWFGFTDSGSGIRRFYWCVGTTNDSDTCNVMQWTDVGLKTKGSFTPSSPLNQGTIFYSKVYAVDAVGHRSSVSVSDGVKVDITPPRALDIIYTDNINHVNNPSFEDDVTSNTGQIVCDSKPPSSWKIGPGSCIILQHPRHAISADGTQHVLLSGAVMQSVSGLTSGLVYRLTVRLAHPETLRDHHKPVQGYVQIGTQQHTFTLDPAMCRGVCDTEKEPVIMWHSFTYVVTAHNSTLTLVISTTSSSTDQQLALDYVVLETIHYVQQTETSRNVTSESHLSASAVFLPHWSMVQSSWHFLDNDSPITDYKWALGTVAGGVQIQGFKGVGQRQHGSALGLTLHHGTPLYVTVVASNAAGLTTVAYSSPLLVDMTPPIITDLIDGTQEDVDFQTGFFIGASWRATDYESSVAYCQWAIGFEAGSGEISPFQRAPQPTSNTYTITADVGFSLKDLKLPQTLYVSVRCYNKAGLPGFGHTDGLTITPDNEEAKLGGLRFLGDSITVYPVREACQVMQNRLRMSWQNFASLNPLAGFQIDHYSNIDQDSYQTKNLPYLLEATRISGLALTNNTMHTWSVSPVDAFGSVGKAVNKSVHVSMNAPTVKASGQAEFNRNGTHLTLSWRNLFTSDWPDHDLTFEVSVGSVKGGTDILHWHKTTDSSVIVSFVSKVTSFSLYYIVTAIDPCGYHLASTGSVKIN, from the exons ATGACAGCACTCCTCCTGTCACAG GAGAACACTGTCATCAAAGTGTTTCACAATGGGTCTGGAACTCAGTATGAGAACGAGGGCTTTGTACAGGTGTATGAGGTATCCACAAAACCATTAACTGCTGCACTGAAGATTTTTATTGCCATATGGGCTGTGAACAAG GTTGGCCTACAGAGTCACCCTGCCCTGTCTGAGTTTGAGCTAGAAGAAGGTGGCGGTATGTCCCTTGTTCGTCGTTGCACCCCCTTCAACTGTCTTGCTCAATGCTTTTGTGCTGTGCAAGGGGCCACATGCAATGCATCATCCTGTGCCCCGCTTCCTGAAG AAAGTAATCCTAACTCACTGCTGACTGTGTATGATCATGCTGATCTGACCACACTCATATCTCCAAggacttcatcatcatcatcatcatcagaagacTACACACCCAGCAGTTCTTACCTAGCAGCTTCTTGGAATGTAACTGTATCACGAGGACTAAAACCAAACAG ATATGAAGTATCAGCTGGCAGAAGTGATCAGGCAACACCTGCAGGTGTGTTTCGTGTCGCACTTGATCGCATATGGATGGATGTGGGCTTGGCACCATACTCTCTCCTCACCATTCCATCGG GCAGCCCACTCATtccaaaactaaaatattcaacatttgTGAGAGCTTGGTATCCAAATGGAAACTTTGCACTGTTTAAATCTAAGGGCATTATTCCTGTTCCTAGTCGTCCAAGTATCATCAACTTATTGGGCAGAGGG GTCAAAGAACATGCTCAAGCGGGGCAGGACAAGGATGTAGACTATGTGACAAGATCTGATTCACTTCACACATCCTGGAGAGGAACCTTCCTCAACACTACAGCACCACTTCAGAGTTTTCAAGTATATGTTGGGACTTCTGTTGAGG GAAATGATGTGCACAGTTCAGGACCCTTGTCAGGTAACACAGAGTCTTACTATGCTACTGGTCTGTCACTGAGAGAAGATACTTTATACTACACCACAGTGGTTGCAGTGGGTAGCAGTGGTTTGATGTCTTGGGATGTTTCTGATGGCTTCATGCTGGATCTTCAGCCACCTGTTGCTGGCCTTGTGTTAGATGGAGATG GTCTGCATGATGCAGACTACCAGTTGTATGACCAGTTGATCAGCGCAAAGTGGTTTGGCTTTACTGATTCTGGTTCTGGCATTCGGCGATTCTATTGGTGCGTTGGCACAACCAATGACTCTGACACATGTAATGTCATGCAGTGGACAGATGTTGGCTTGAAAACAAAGGGCAGCTTTACACCTTCATCTCCTTTAAACCAGG GCACAATATTTTACAGCAAAGTCTATGCTGTTGATGCAGTGGGACACAGGTcaagtgtcagtgtgtcagaTGGGGTGAAGGTTGATATAACACCCCCACGTGCTCTTGACATAATTTATACAGACAACATTAACCATGTAAACAACCCTTCCTTTGAAGATGATGTCACGTCTAACACAGGACAGATCGTGTGTGACAGCAAGCCTCCATCTTCTTGGAAG ATTGGACCAGGATCCTGCATAATCCTTCAGCATCCTCGGCATGCAATCTCTGCAGACGGCACACAGCATGTGTTGCTGTCTGGTGCTGTCATGCAGAGTGTGTCTGGCCTTACTTCAGGATTGGTTTACCGGCTGACAGTCAGACTTGCTCACCCAGAAACCCTCAGGGACCACCACAAACCAGTCCAAGGTTATGTGCAGATCGGAACCCAGCAACACACGTTCACACTTGATCCTGCCATGTGCCGGGGTGTGTGTGATACTGAGAAAGAGCCAGTTATCATGTGGCACAG TTTCACGTATGTGGTGACCGCACACAACTCCACACTGACTTTGGTCATCAGCACGACATCCTCCTCCACAGACCAGCAGCTAGCACTGGACTATGTTGTCCTTGAGACCATCCACTATGTCCAGCAGACAGAGACTTCCAGAAATGTCACTAGTGAGTCTCATCTCTCTGCCAGTGCCGTGTTCCTGCCACACTGGTCAATGGTGCAGTCATCCTGGCATTTCTTAGACAATGACTCTCCCATTACAGACTACAAGTGGGCGCTAG GGACAGTGGCAGGTGGGGTTCAGATCCAGGGGTTCAAGGGTGTAGGACAGCGACAACATGGTTCTGCTCTGGGACTTACACTCCATCATGGCACACCACTCTATGTGACGGTGGTAGCATCCAATGCTGCAGGACTAACAACAGTGGCATACTCTAGCCCTCTTCTGGTTGACATGACCCCACCAATTATAACAGATCTTATTGATGGAACAC AGGAAGATGTGGACTTTCAAACAGGTTTTTTCATAGGAGCATCATGGAGAGCCACAGACTACGAGTCATCTGTAGCTTACTGTCAGTGGGCTATTG GCTTTGAAGCAGGGTCAGGTGAAATTTCACCTTTCCAGAGAGCTCCTCAACCAACGTCCAATACATACACTATCACAGCTGATGTTGGTTTCTCTCTCAAAGACTTGAAGCTGCCCCAGACTCTCTATGTCTCTGTTCGCTGCTACAATAAAGCAGGCTTACCAGGGTTTGGTCATACTGATGGACTCACCATTACACCTGATAATGAGGAGGCTAAGCTTGGAGGACTGCGTTTCCTTGGTGATAGCATCACTGTGTATCCAGTGCGTGAAGCTTGTCAGGTGATGCAAAACCGCTTACGCATGAGTTGGCAAAACTTTGCCTCTCTGAATCCACTGGCTGGCTTTCAG ATTGACCATTATTCCAACATCGACCAAGACTCGTATCAGACAAAGAACCTTCCTTACCTACTGGAGGCTACAAGAATCTCAGGACTTGCGCTCACAAACAATACCATGCATACATGGAGTGTATCACCTGTGGATGCCTTTGGTTCTGTTGGCAAAGCTGTCAACAAGTCTGTTCATGTGTCGATGAATGCACCTACAGTGAAAG CAAGTGGACAAGCAGAATTCAACAGGAATGGAACCCACCTGACTCTTTCTTGGAGAAACCTTTTCACTTCTGATTGGCCAGATCATGACCTCACCTTTGAAGTCTCTGTTGGTTCAGTTAAGGGTGGTACTGACATACTCCACTGGCATAAAACCACTGACTCAAGTGTTATTGTCTCTTTTGTGTCCAAAGTTACATCCTTCTCCCTTTACTACATTGTAACTGCTATTGATCCTTGTGGTTATCACCTAGCCAGCACAGGttctgtgaaaataaattaa
- the LOC112558907 gene encoding uncharacterized protein LOC112558907 isoform X1, producing the protein MFAVKTDHAANLRRHLDGWMVWSSQQLRLAWLGFLDVHSGLDHYIISVGSTPFANDLNLENTVIKVFHNGSGTQYENEGFVQVYEVSTKPLTAALKIFIAIWAVNKVGLQSHPALSEFELEEGGGMSLVRRCTPFNCLAQCFCAVQGATCNASSCAPLPEESNPNSLLTVYDHADLTTLISPRTSSSSSSSEDYTPSSSYLAASWNVTVSRGLKPNRYEVSAGRSDQATPAGVFRVALDRIWMDVGLAPYSLLTIPSGSPLIPKLKYSTFVRAWYPNGNFALFKSKGIIPVPSRPSIINLLGRGVKEHAQAGQDKDVDYVTRSDSLHTSWRGTFLNTTAPLQSFQVYVGTSVEGNDVHSSGPLSGNTESYYATGLSLREDTLYYTTVVAVGSSGLMSWDVSDGFMLDLQPPVAGLVLDGDGLHDADYQLYDQLISAKWFGFTDSGSGIRRFYWCVGTTNDSDTCNVMQWTDVGLKTKGSFTPSSPLNQGTIFYSKVYAVDAVGHRSSVSVSDGVKVDITPPRALDIIYTDNINHVNNPSFEDDVTSNTGQIVCDSKPPSSWKIGPGSCIILQHPRHAISADGTQHVLLSGAVMQSVSGLTSGLVYRLTVRLAHPETLRDHHKPVQGYVQIGTQQHTFTLDPAMCRGVCDTEKEPVIMWHSFTYVVTAHNSTLTLVISTTSSSTDQQLALDYVVLETIHYVQQTETSRNVTSESHLSASAVFLPHWSMVQSSWHFLDNDSPITDYKWALGTVAGGVQIQGFKGVGQRQHGSALGLTLHHGTPLYVTVVASNAAGLTTVAYSSPLLVDMTPPIITDLIDGTQEDVDFQTGFFIGASWRATDYESSVAYCQWAIGFEAGSGEISPFQRAPQPTSNTYTITADVGFSLKDLKLPQTLYVSVRCYNKAGLPGFGHTDGLTITPDNEEAKLGGLRFLGDSITVYPVREACQVMQNRLRMSWQNFASLNPLAGFQIDHYSNIDQDSYQTKNLPYLLEATRISGLALTNNTMHTWSVSPVDAFGSVGKAVNKSVHVSMNAPTVKASGQAEFNRNGTHLTLSWRNLFTSDWPDHDLTFEVSVGSVKGGTDILHWHKTTDSSVIVSFVSKVTSFSLYYIVTAIDPCGYHLASTGSVKIN; encoded by the exons ATGTTTGCTGTTAAGACTGACCATGCAGCTAATCTCAGACGCCATCTTGATGGCTGGATGGTTTGGTCCAGCCAGCAACTCCGGCTAGCATGGCTTGGCTTCCTTGATGTCCACTCAGGACTTGACCATTACATCATCAGCGTCGGGTCCACCCCTTTTGCAAATGACCTGAATCTT GAGAACACTGTCATCAAAGTGTTTCACAATGGGTCTGGAACTCAGTATGAGAACGAGGGCTTTGTACAGGTGTATGAGGTATCCACAAAACCATTAACTGCTGCACTGAAGATTTTTATTGCCATATGGGCTGTGAACAAG GTTGGCCTACAGAGTCACCCTGCCCTGTCTGAGTTTGAGCTAGAAGAAGGTGGCGGTATGTCCCTTGTTCGTCGTTGCACCCCCTTCAACTGTCTTGCTCAATGCTTTTGTGCTGTGCAAGGGGCCACATGCAATGCATCATCCTGTGCCCCGCTTCCTGAAG AAAGTAATCCTAACTCACTGCTGACTGTGTATGATCATGCTGATCTGACCACACTCATATCTCCAAggacttcatcatcatcatcatcatcagaagacTACACACCCAGCAGTTCTTACCTAGCAGCTTCTTGGAATGTAACTGTATCACGAGGACTAAAACCAAACAG ATATGAAGTATCAGCTGGCAGAAGTGATCAGGCAACACCTGCAGGTGTGTTTCGTGTCGCACTTGATCGCATATGGATGGATGTGGGCTTGGCACCATACTCTCTCCTCACCATTCCATCGG GCAGCCCACTCATtccaaaactaaaatattcaacatttgTGAGAGCTTGGTATCCAAATGGAAACTTTGCACTGTTTAAATCTAAGGGCATTATTCCTGTTCCTAGTCGTCCAAGTATCATCAACTTATTGGGCAGAGGG GTCAAAGAACATGCTCAAGCGGGGCAGGACAAGGATGTAGACTATGTGACAAGATCTGATTCACTTCACACATCCTGGAGAGGAACCTTCCTCAACACTACAGCACCACTTCAGAGTTTTCAAGTATATGTTGGGACTTCTGTTGAGG GAAATGATGTGCACAGTTCAGGACCCTTGTCAGGTAACACAGAGTCTTACTATGCTACTGGTCTGTCACTGAGAGAAGATACTTTATACTACACCACAGTGGTTGCAGTGGGTAGCAGTGGTTTGATGTCTTGGGATGTTTCTGATGGCTTCATGCTGGATCTTCAGCCACCTGTTGCTGGCCTTGTGTTAGATGGAGATG GTCTGCATGATGCAGACTACCAGTTGTATGACCAGTTGATCAGCGCAAAGTGGTTTGGCTTTACTGATTCTGGTTCTGGCATTCGGCGATTCTATTGGTGCGTTGGCACAACCAATGACTCTGACACATGTAATGTCATGCAGTGGACAGATGTTGGCTTGAAAACAAAGGGCAGCTTTACACCTTCATCTCCTTTAAACCAGG GCACAATATTTTACAGCAAAGTCTATGCTGTTGATGCAGTGGGACACAGGTcaagtgtcagtgtgtcagaTGGGGTGAAGGTTGATATAACACCCCCACGTGCTCTTGACATAATTTATACAGACAACATTAACCATGTAAACAACCCTTCCTTTGAAGATGATGTCACGTCTAACACAGGACAGATCGTGTGTGACAGCAAGCCTCCATCTTCTTGGAAG ATTGGACCAGGATCCTGCATAATCCTTCAGCATCCTCGGCATGCAATCTCTGCAGACGGCACACAGCATGTGTTGCTGTCTGGTGCTGTCATGCAGAGTGTGTCTGGCCTTACTTCAGGATTGGTTTACCGGCTGACAGTCAGACTTGCTCACCCAGAAACCCTCAGGGACCACCACAAACCAGTCCAAGGTTATGTGCAGATCGGAACCCAGCAACACACGTTCACACTTGATCCTGCCATGTGCCGGGGTGTGTGTGATACTGAGAAAGAGCCAGTTATCATGTGGCACAG TTTCACGTATGTGGTGACCGCACACAACTCCACACTGACTTTGGTCATCAGCACGACATCCTCCTCCACAGACCAGCAGCTAGCACTGGACTATGTTGTCCTTGAGACCATCCACTATGTCCAGCAGACAGAGACTTCCAGAAATGTCACTAGTGAGTCTCATCTCTCTGCCAGTGCCGTGTTCCTGCCACACTGGTCAATGGTGCAGTCATCCTGGCATTTCTTAGACAATGACTCTCCCATTACAGACTACAAGTGGGCGCTAG GGACAGTGGCAGGTGGGGTTCAGATCCAGGGGTTCAAGGGTGTAGGACAGCGACAACATGGTTCTGCTCTGGGACTTACACTCCATCATGGCACACCACTCTATGTGACGGTGGTAGCATCCAATGCTGCAGGACTAACAACAGTGGCATACTCTAGCCCTCTTCTGGTTGACATGACCCCACCAATTATAACAGATCTTATTGATGGAACAC AGGAAGATGTGGACTTTCAAACAGGTTTTTTCATAGGAGCATCATGGAGAGCCACAGACTACGAGTCATCTGTAGCTTACTGTCAGTGGGCTATTG GCTTTGAAGCAGGGTCAGGTGAAATTTCACCTTTCCAGAGAGCTCCTCAACCAACGTCCAATACATACACTATCACAGCTGATGTTGGTTTCTCTCTCAAAGACTTGAAGCTGCCCCAGACTCTCTATGTCTCTGTTCGCTGCTACAATAAAGCAGGCTTACCAGGGTTTGGTCATACTGATGGACTCACCATTACACCTGATAATGAGGAGGCTAAGCTTGGAGGACTGCGTTTCCTTGGTGATAGCATCACTGTGTATCCAGTGCGTGAAGCTTGTCAGGTGATGCAAAACCGCTTACGCATGAGTTGGCAAAACTTTGCCTCTCTGAATCCACTGGCTGGCTTTCAG ATTGACCATTATTCCAACATCGACCAAGACTCGTATCAGACAAAGAACCTTCCTTACCTACTGGAGGCTACAAGAATCTCAGGACTTGCGCTCACAAACAATACCATGCATACATGGAGTGTATCACCTGTGGATGCCTTTGGTTCTGTTGGCAAAGCTGTCAACAAGTCTGTTCATGTGTCGATGAATGCACCTACAGTGAAAG CAAGTGGACAAGCAGAATTCAACAGGAATGGAACCCACCTGACTCTTTCTTGGAGAAACCTTTTCACTTCTGATTGGCCAGATCATGACCTCACCTTTGAAGTCTCTGTTGGTTCAGTTAAGGGTGGTACTGACATACTCCACTGGCATAAAACCACTGACTCAAGTGTTATTGTCTCTTTTGTGTCCAAAGTTACATCCTTCTCCCTTTACTACATTGTAACTGCTATTGATCCTTGTGGTTATCACCTAGCCAGCACAGGttctgtgaaaataaattaa